In a genomic window of Magnolia sinica isolate HGM2019 chromosome 16, MsV1, whole genome shotgun sequence:
- the LOC131229087 gene encoding uncharacterized protein LOC131229087 — MEKKQGFFSALKEEVVRGLSPSRSRSKSPARSASPISSLLRRRKTHLPPPSEPFISRSGSLRPVGETLTPLMEGPDPDSSLSDPKKEGRWGHWMKGQLSRAPSSSSSSSSASAAYKRSDLRLLLGVMGAPLAPVHVSTTDPLPHLSIKDTPIETSSAQYILQQYTAASGGQRLQGSIRNAYAMGKVKMVASEFETATKVMKNRHASRAAESGGFVLWQMMPDMWYVELAVGGSKVHAGCNGKLVWRHTPWLGAHAAKGPVRPLRRALQGLDPRTTASMFADARCIGEKKVNGEDCFILKLCADPLTLKARSEGPAEIIRHVLFGYFNQRTGLLVHMEDSHLTRIQSNGGDAVYWETTINSFLDDYRPVEGLMIAHSGRSIVTLFRFGEMAMSHTKTRMEEVWTIEEVAFNVPGLSMDCFIPPADIRMASISEACELPQGERGKTMATTAAHRSKVAALEKPQDNLDNIIWRVEV; from the exons ATGGAGAAAAAACAAGGCTTCTTCTCAGCACTGAAAGAAGAAGTAGTACGTGGGCTATCTCCATCAAGGTCCAGATCCAAAAGCCCAGCTCGCAGCGCCTCCCCCATCTCCTCTCTCCTCCGCCGTCGCAAGACCCACCTACCCCCTCCATCTGAGCCGTTCATTTCCAGATCTGGTAGCCTCAGACCCGTCGGTGAGACCCTCACCCCCCTCATGGAAGGACCCGACCCCGATTCCTCCCTTTCCGACCCCAAGAAGGAAGGTAGGTGGGGCCACTGGATGAAGGGACAGCTTTCCAGGGCCCCCTCTTCGTCTTCGTCATCTTCCTCGGCTTCCGCCGCTTACAAGCGTTCCGATCTCAGGCTGCTACTGGGTGTCATGGGCGCTCCTCTCGCCCCGGTGCACGTTAGCACCACCGACCCTTTGCCTCACCTCAGCATCAAGGACACCCCCATT GAAACGTCGTCTGCCCAGTACATATTGCAGCAATATACCGCCGCTTCAGGTGGGCAGAGGTTGCAGGGTTCGATACGCAATGCATATGCTATGGGAAAGGTTAAGATGGTAGCATCTGAATTTGAGACAGCTACCAAAGTTATGAAGAACCGGCATGCGTCTAGAGCTGCCGAATCTGGTGGGTTCGTTCTGTGGCAGATGATGCCGGACATGTGGTACGTGGAGTTGGCGGTTGGAGGCAGCAAGGTTCATGCTGGCTGCAACGGCAAGCTAGTATGGAGACACACTCCTTGGCTCGGCGCTCATGCTGCCAAAGGGCCCGTGAGGCCGTTACGCCGTGCCCTTCAG GGACTTGATCCAAGAACCACAGCAAGCATGTTCGCCGATGCTAGATGCATTGGCGAGAAGAAGGTCAATGGAGAAGATTGCTTTATCCTCAAGCTCTGTGCGGATCCGCTGACATTGAAGGCCAGGAGCGAAGGTCCTGCAGAGATCATAAGGCATGTGTTGTTTGGTTACTTCAATCAGCGGACTGGGCTCCTCGTCCACATGGAAGACTCCCACCTCACCCGCATCCAGTCGAATGGTGGTGATGCAGTTTACTGGGAGACCACCATCAACTCCTTCCTCGATGATTACCGCCCAGTCGAAGGTCTAATGATCGCCCATTCAGGCCGCTCAATCGTGACCCTTTTCAGGTTTGGTGAGATGGCCATGAGTCACACCAAGACGAGGATGGAAGAGGTATGGACAATCGAGGAGGTGGCCTTCAACGTTCCAGGCCTGTCAATGGACTGTTTCATTCCCCCTGCTGATATCAGAATGGCCTCCATCAGTGAGGCCTGTGAGCTTCCACAAGGAGAGAGGGGGAAGACCATGGCCACCACCGCAGCTCATCGCTCAAAGGTTGCTGCTCTGGAGAAGCCGCAGGATAACCTTGACAACATAATATGGAGGGTGGAAGTCTAA